The following are from one region of the Juglans regia cultivar Chandler chromosome 10, Walnut 2.0, whole genome shotgun sequence genome:
- the LOC108982092 gene encoding protein BIG GRAIN 1-like A, with translation MYGREKSPREYSFPQRRRTPSFSSTLLDVISRSIDEPKADEAHFKETTVLKKQSISSSKRGSWVQEEDREVKNLRRSVMIEDWMEKQSIHSSVLFNSTSSSSESSSGAGFSSSETESFYKHKPKPKLQSSKKQTKLEYRNSEKHPKSKSEGSSAKLKLQGLKMYSELKKAKQPISPRGRIASFLNSIFNSDNVKKAKMCYVGAVEDVNFEPKSKSACSSAASFSRSCLSKTPASRGKLSNGIKRSVRFYPRSVIVGEDSQPCGHKCIYEEDPSLMTIPTLPKMSKTRSVKKVTTAFGLRGLGHREDDDDDDDDAESYSSSDLFELDHLVGIGRYREELPVYETTNLKTNQAIADGLIF, from the coding sequence ATGTATGGAAGGGAGAAATCGCCTCGAGAATACTCATTCCCccaaagaagaagaactccttctttctcttccactcTCTTAGACGTTATTTCCCGTTCCATCGACGAACCCAAAGCCGACGAAGCTCACTTCAAAGAAACAACCGTGCTCAAGAAACAGAGCATCTCCAGCTCTAAGCGAGGCAGTTGGGTACAAGAAGAGGACAGGGAGGTAAAGAATCTTCGTCGGTCGGTCATGATCGAAGATTGGATGGAGAAGCAGAGCATTCACAGCTCTGTGCTATTCAATTCAACCTCAAGCTCGTCAGAGTCTAGCTCTGGCGCAGGCTTCTCATCATCGGAAACAGAGTCTTTCTACAAACACAAACCAAAACCCAAGTTGCAGAGCTCCAAGAAGCAGACGAAGTTGGAGTATCGGAATTCAGAGAAGCATCCCAAGTCGAAGAGTGAAGGAAGTTCCGCGAAGTTGAAGCTACAGGGGTTGAAAATGTACAGCGAGTTGAAGAAAGCGAAGCAGCCCATTTCACCAAGGGGTCGCATTGCTAGCTTTCTCAACTCGATTTTCAATTCGGATAACGTGAAGAAAGCCAAAATGTGCTATGTTGGAGCTGTAGAAGATGTGAACTTTGAGCCCAAATCGAAGTCTGCATGTTCTTCTGCAGCTTCGTTTTCCAGGTCTTGCTTGAGCAAAACCCCTGCTTCAAGAGGAAAACTGAGCAATGGTATCAAAAGATCTGTGAGGTTTTATCCTCGTAGCGTGATCGTTGGAGAGGATTCTCAGCCCTGCGgtcataaatgtatttatgaagaGGATCCAAGCCTAATGACGAttccaactcttccaaaaatgtcGAAAACTCGTTCTGTAAAGAAGGTTACAACTGCATTTGGTTTGAGAGGTTTAGGCCACagggaggatgatgatgatgatgatgatgatgccgagagctattcGAGCTCGGATTTGTTTGAGCTTGATCACCTTGTTGGAATTGGGAGGTACAGAGAGGAGCTTCCAGTGTATGAAACtacaaatttgaaaacaaatcaaGCAATTGCTGATGGCTTGATTTTTTAG